CCCGGCCCCACCCGGCAGCCGCCCGCCGGCTCAGCCCACGTCCCGGTAGCCGTTCGGCGCCTCGTTCAGCACCGGGGTGCTCCTGCGCGGGGTGAACGGGGCCGAGGCGTTGCCCGTTCCCTCGTAGAACCAGCCCGCCGTGGCCGAGGAGCCCGCCGGGGCCGGTCCGAAGGCATACAGATCCGGCCTGCCGTCCCGGTTGCCGTCGCCGATGGCGACGAGATGGGTGAAGGCGTTCCAGCCGCCGCCGACCCGGACGCGGGCCGTGAAGGCGCCCGTGCCGGTGCCCCGGTGCAGCCAGAGCACCCCTGCGGTGTCCCGGGTCAGCAGATCGCCCGCCGTGTCACCGTCGAGATCGCCCGCGGAGACGAGCCGGTCGTACGGCTGCGCGCCGCCGATCACCTCGACCCGGGGTCCGAAGGGCGCGGTCGGGCTGCCGGTGCCCCGGTAGAGCCACACCCCACCGGCCTTGTCGAGCGCCACCAGATCGGGTCTGCCGTCACCGGTCAGGTCCCGGCCGCCGGAGAGCCGCTCGAAGATGTTCCAGCCGCCGCCGACGCGCGTCCGCGGCGCGAAGGCGCCGGGCGTGCCGGTGCCCGGGTGGAGCCAGAGCACCCCTGCGGTGTCCCGGGTCAGCAGCTCAGGACGGCCGTCCCCGCCGTTGAGGTCACCGGCGGGCACCACCCGGTCGTACCCCTTCCAGTCCCCGCCGACCGACTGGCGCCCCCGTCCCTCGAAGGTGGACTTCCGGGGGTCGTGGTAGGTGTCCTCGTACCAGAGTCCGCCGCTGCCGTCGTACGCCAGGAGGTCAGGGGAGCCGTTGGGGACGAAGAGGCTGCGCGGGTCGTCGCGGTAGCCGACGGTGAAGGAGCCCGTCACCGTCAGGGGTTCGCCGACCCCGTTGTCCGGGCGGACGGTGAGGGTCCAGGAGTGAATTCCGGCCGCGGGCGCGAACTCCCGTCCGCTCGTGTCCCGCAGCAGCCCGTCCCAGGTGTGGGTGAGCCGCCCCGGGCCCGAGCTGTCCCCGCTCTGCGGATCGAGCCGCACGGTCCACTCCCCGGCCGGGGTGGCGCCGGGGACGCGGTCGTCGCGGATCGTGAGCGTCGCGTCCACGTTGGTCCGGGTGAGGTGCCACTCCAGGCGCACCCGGCCGTTGTTCCGGTCGAGTTCGGGCCGGGGCGGGACGGAGTGGTCGGGGGAGCGCACCTCGGTGGGCTCCCCCGTGGACCTCCGCAGCTGTGTGGTGGGCTCGCTGCCGTCACGGGTCCCGTAGACCGCGTAGACGCCCTCGCCGCTGTAGTCGGGGTTCTGCCGGTCCTGCCGTCCGCCCATCACCAGGAGGGCGTCGTCGATCCCGGGGACGAGGGTGGTGGCGTGCTCCAGTGACTTCCAGATCTGGCCGGTACTGATCGAACGGACGGTGAGCGCGGTGTGCGGCGCGTCCGCCGCGCCCTGGTCCAGCGGGGTGCTGTTGGCGTACACCACCTGTTCCCCGGCGAGTCCGAGGAGCGGGGACGGGATTCCCGTCAGCGCCTGCCGCTGCGGCGCGGCGGTGGAGCCGCGCTCGGCGATGACGAGTGTCATCGCGTCAGCGGTGGCGCCGGGCTCCATCCAGGCGACATGGCCGCCCGACACCGCTGCCGCCCGCGGGCCCTGCGGGGCGGCCACCGGGAAGGTGTCGGTCAGGGCGCCCAAGTCACGGCTGATCACCGCGAGATGCCACCGCGGGGCGTCGGCGGGGCCGGTCGCGTACTGGAGCAGCGCATTGCTGTCGGTCGCGGACACCAGACGGAACGATCCGGCATCGGCGGGAAGCCCGGTGACGGGGGTGTCCGTGAGCACGCCGCCGGAGTGCGACAGCAGCCGGATCACCGTCCCCTGGCGCGCGATCACCGTGTTGGAGGCCACGCCGATGTAGGTGTAGTCCCGGCCGTCCGCCGCGAGGTCGACGGTGACCGTCCCGGCGTCCCGGGCCATGTCGCGCAGTCGGACGACGCTGCCCTGGACCGACACCGCCGAGTCGGAGAGCGGCGCGGGCGCGTATCCGGCTTCGAGGGGCACGGGCGCCCCGCCGTCGCCGTGCCAGTGGTGCCTGCCCCGGGCGTCGGCGGTGACATAGCCGTTGGCGCTGGAACTGACCACCTCGGAGCCGGGCGGGAGCCACGCCGACCGCGCGCCGCTCCTGTCCGCCTGCCCGGGCCCGCCCGGCTTCCCCGCCGTCGCCGCCCGCCCGGGTTCTCCCGGCTTCGACGCCTCCACGGCGGCGGGCCGGGGACCGGGCTCGGGCGCCGCGCCCGCCGGTGCGGCCAACGCCCCGGCGGTCAGCGCGATTCCGGCGGCGAGCGCCGTGCCGAGCACCGTGCGGGACATCGGCGCGGGGCGCTCCCCGGCTCTCTCCCGGGGGACGCCGGATCTCGGGGCGGTCCGGGAGGTGCTGGGCGCAAGGGACCGTGGAGACGGTCGGGATGTATGGGAATGCTCTGACGGCGACACAGCCGTTCCCCCCTCGGGTGCGGCCGTCCCGCGGGGGGCTGTCGCACGGACGCCCGCCGCCGCGGGACCGGCGGTGTCGGGCGGAGAGGCCGCGACGGACCCCCCGGTCCACGCGTTCCGGGCCCCCCATGCCCGTTTCGTCCGGAGCCTAACACCGGGGCGGGTTATCACCGGCTGGTCCGATCATTCCGTGGTGACACGTGCTCCAAGGGTCGCAGTGCGCCGGTGGTGTGAGCGATCGAGGCCCCCGACAACCAAATCGGTGTGCGGACGCGTCGTAGGCGTCGTACGCGAGTACGGGGCGAGTACGGAGCGACGGATGCGGGCGCGCGGGAACGAGGCGCGGGGCGCGGCCGGGGCCGTACGGCGCGAGCGCGCGGACATCCGAGGAAGCGGCAGGACGAGACGAGTGGTGAGGAGCGCCAGTGGCACTCAGTTGCAGGGAGCCGGAGCCGGTGGAGCGGCCGACCGGGTGGGCGGTCCCGGCGGGTCCGGCGCGCCCGGCCGCGTCGGCGGGGGCGGGCGATCCGGCCGCTCCACCGGGGGTGTTCCCGCACCGTGCCCCGGGCCGCCCGGGGGCCGCCCGGCGCGGGGCCCTGGGGCCCCGGCTGCTGGCGCGGCTGCTCGTCATCCTGCTGGCCATGACGGGTCTGACCGTCCTCGGCCCCGTGGTGCCGTCCGCCGACGCGTCCCCCTCGGCCTGCCCCGGGCGGCCGAAGAAGGTGCTCCGCCTCGCCGCCGGTGAGCTGAGGGTCCACGGGGGCCCGCAGCACGCCTGCGCCGTCACCGTCGCCGCCCGGCCAGGACCGCGCCGGTTCATGCTGGTCTCCCTCCAGCCGCGCGGCGGCCGGGCCGCCGTCGACCAGGGGTACTTCACCCGTTCCGCCGGACCGGTCAGGGTGTACGCCAAGAACCGCTGCGTCCGCGCCGTGGGCAAGATCTCCGGCTCGACCGTTTCCACTGGCTGGATTCTCTGTTGACTGGCTTGAACCCATAGGTCCCCTTCTGTCGCCCCAACCGATGCCATTTGCAGCTAATCGGGTCTGGCGGGTCCCGTGTCCGCACCGCTAGGTTCACCGGGACCCATGGAAGAATCAGGGGAGGCTTCATGCGCAAGGCGCTCACAGGGGTTGTGTCGCTCGCCATGCTCATCGGTACGGTGACCGCCGCCACGGGTACGGCGGTCGCGGTCGACGAGCGGGCGGGCCGGTCCATCGGCGAACAGGCCGAGCAGGACATCAAGGACCGGATTCTCGCGATACCCGGCATGAGCCTCATCGAGGAGAAGCCCTATCCGGGGTATCGTTTCTTCCTGCTCAACTTCGAGCAGCCGGTGGACCACCGCAAGCCCTGGAAGGGAACCTTCCAGCAGCGGATCAGCCTGCTGCA
The nucleotide sequence above comes from Streptomyces clavuligerus. Encoded proteins:
- a CDS encoding FG-GAP repeat domain-containing protein; the encoded protein is MSRTVLGTALAAGIALTAGALAAPAGAAPEPGPRPAAVEASKPGEPGRAATAGKPGGPGQADRSGARSAWLPPGSEVVSSSANGYVTADARGRHHWHGDGGAPVPLEAGYAPAPLSDSAVSVQGSVVRLRDMARDAGTVTVDLAADGRDYTYIGVASNTVIARQGTVIRLLSHSGGVLTDTPVTGLPADAGSFRLVSATDSNALLQYATGPADAPRWHLAVISRDLGALTDTFPVAAPQGPRAAAVSGGHVAWMEPGATADAMTLVIAERGSTAAPQRQALTGIPSPLLGLAGEQVVYANSTPLDQGAADAPHTALTVRSISTGQIWKSLEHATTLVPGIDDALLVMGGRQDRQNPDYSGEGVYAVYGTRDGSEPTTQLRRSTGEPTEVRSPDHSVPPRPELDRNNGRVRLEWHLTRTNVDATLTIRDDRVPGATPAGEWTVRLDPQSGDSSGPGRLTHTWDGLLRDTSGREFAPAAGIHSWTLTVRPDNGVGEPLTVTGSFTVGYRDDPRSLFVPNGSPDLLAYDGSGGLWYEDTYHDPRKSTFEGRGRQSVGGDWKGYDRVVPAGDLNGGDGRPELLTRDTAGVLWLHPGTGTPGAFAPRTRVGGGWNIFERLSGGRDLTGDGRPDLVALDKAGGVWLYRGTGSPTAPFGPRVEVIGGAQPYDRLVSAGDLDGDTAGDLLTRDTAGVLWLHRGTGTGAFTARVRVGGGWNAFTHLVAIGDGNRDGRPDLYAFGPAPAGSSATAGWFYEGTGNASAPFTPRRSTPVLNEAPNGYRDVG